The DNA segment CCAACACATATTCCTGTTGGCTGGCCACCAGTTGCGGGGAATAAATGCTCAGCAGCTCTTCATTCTTCCTGACCCTTTGCCCAGTCTTATCGGCACGTAAGGTTTCAATCCAGCCTTCGGTTTTGGGGTGCAGGCGGACGATATGTTCTTCATCATAGGCTACGCGGCCGACGGCGCGGACTACGTGCGATAGCAAGGTTTGTTTGGCAAGTGCGGTCCGTACGCCCATGTTTTGTACTGTCGCCGCATCAATTCGAACCGCACCGGCGGACTCGTCAGTTTTCGCCTCGCCGTCGGCATACACGGGTAGATAATCCATGCCCATATTGTCTTTGGCCGGAATCGGTGACGTGACCGAGGGATTCATGGGATTGCGGTAAAACAGAATTTTGGGTTGTTTAGACGCATTGTCGTCGGCATAAACCGGCTCATAGTCCATGCCCATGGCATCCTTGGTGGGCACCGGGGATGTCGCCGATGGATTCATGGTACTTCTGTAAAATAAAGGCTTCTTGCCCTCTGCCGGTTGAATAGTCAATTCCTGTTTAGGTTGCTTACCCATCCAATAGCCGCCTGCCAAGCCTATGCCCAACGTTATCGTGGCGGTTAATAACAATTGCTTATTCATAAATGTCGTCCCCGCCCACATTCGCGCAGAGTTGCGCCAGTGCTTGTTGGGCTTCCGTGAAGGCTTTCCAGTATTGGGTTTCGTATTCGAACAAAGTGATCTGGCTACGCACCAGATTCAAAAAATCGACTTTGTTGACCTGATAACCGGCCAGCATGGAAGCCACAGTCTGCCGAGCCTGCGGAATGATGCCGGTGTCGAACAAGACGAATTGCTGTTTAGCCCGCTGGTAATCGCTATGACTTTGAGTAATTTCAGAACGAACCGTATTCCAGCGATCTTGCAGCGCATAGCGTTGTTGCATCAATTCGCTGTTGCGCTGGTCTATCATCTTGTTCTGCTTGCTGCCGGCAAAAATCGGCATATTCATGCTGACGCCCAAACTGAGCAGATCGGAACGCCGGGTACCGTCCGGCATGTTATCGCGAGCGCCATACGCCGCTTCGACATTGAAATCGGGCAATACCTCTTTTTGAGCCAGTTCCAGTTTTGATTGCGCCGCGTTTATGCCTTGGCGGTCGCTTTCCAACAGCGGCCTTGAACTTTCCGCTTGCTGATACAGCCGGTCTTCCTGCCTGATTTCCGGTAGCTGTATTGCAAGCGTGGCGGGTAACTGCACGGGCTTGTTGGCGGGTTGATCCAGCAAGGCGTTGAGTTTGGCCGCAGTGCTGCGCCGCATTCCGCTCAGATTGATTTTTTGATCGAGCAATTTGGATAATTCGAGTTGGGCCAGCAGCACATCCTGTTGCAAACCTTCACCCACTTCGTATTTGCTTCTGGCAATATCGACGAACTGATGCAATAAGGTGTGATTGTTATCGACAATCTCCATTGTCCGGTCCAGATAAAAAACCTGCCACCACAGGGTTTTCACATCGCTCAGCAAACGTAGCCGTAATTCATCAGCGCTGAGCGTTGCCGCTTCGGCTTCATACAGCGCTGCCTGTTCGCGTAGCGCCAGTTTGCCGGGAAAGGGAATGGCCTGGGAGAGGCCGAAACCGATTTGCGTCATGTCTTCTTGCCGTGTACTAAAACTATTGGTCGGCAAGCTCATGGCATTGAAGGTAATTTGCGGGTCGGGCAGACTGCCTTCCTGCGATGGAATGGCGGCCATCGCCTTGGCACGGGCCAGCATTTGCGCCAGGTCTGGGTTGTCCTGAGCGACTTTTTGAGTGGCCGCATCAAGTGTTAATAGCGGCTGCTCCGCAGCAGCGGCAACGCTACAGACGAAAAACAGCGTCGCCATCAGCAGACGCATTAAATGAACAGATCTCATGATTGTCCTCATAAGCTCGTTATAGCAATGACGATCAACCAACAGGCTGACTTAGCCGATGTCGATCATCTTAATGGCGATGGTTGTTTTTTACGGCAAAACACCGCCGTTGAACAGCTTAGAGGGTAATAATCGGCGGTTTTATATCCGGGGGAACAAGCAACGAAACCGATGTGGGTATTTCTCCAGCGCTATAGCGGCTAGAGATATGGGGCAGGATAAACCCAAAGGATGATGTGATTGCGCAATCGGCGCAAACATGAAAGCTGCAACTGGTCAAGTGAGGCTTGGCAGTAACGGAGTGACAATGATCGGAATGAGATGAAGCTGAAAACCCTTCGTCGCCCATCTCGTCGGCAGCAGCAACGATTTGTACAATCGATAACTGCCTTGTGAGTTCAGAATAATGAGCAAACGCAACCACAACAGGCATAATTGCCATGATGAGGGTTAACATTATGGTTAAACGTAGGTTCATCGTGTTGCGGATTTAACGAATCAAGGTTATGGACCGGTTTTTGTTGCATTCGGACTGATAATACTATCGGTATTTGCAGAAAGTACAACTTTTTAACCATCGACTGATAACAAGTTACCCTCGTTTGATAGAGCGGATCGAGTATTGTCCATTTTCGGACGAATCCTTACGGTGCACCGAGAAGACCCAAAATGCCAACGTTGACCATCGGCAAACTTGCCAAACAAACCGAAGTCACCATCGAAACCATCCGTCACTATCAACGCATGGGTTTACTGACGGAACCGGAGAAACCCGACGGCGGTTATCGCTGTTATTCAACTGATGCGGTTACCCGAATCCGTTTTATCAAACGCGCTCAACAAGCTGGATTTACCTTGAAGGAAATTGCCACCTTGTTATCGCTTGACGGGGCACATTGTGCTGACGTACGACAACTCGCCGAGCAGAAATGCCAGCAGATCGACCAACAAATCAAAAATTTAACAGCTCTCCATCAGGTATTGGAAACTCTGGTCAACGATTGCCAACAGACAGCTTCAGCCGCGCGTTGCGCCATTCTCGAGGCGTTTAGCGATGATGCATCAACCAAATCCTGATTGTAAGTAAGTCACCATCGCCCACTTGACTCTGTTCTGAACAACGGAGTTTAGACTTCTTGCCAGCATTGAGCATTGTTTGGTTGAGGAGATTCGCATGAATACAGACCCTGAAACACCCATTAACACCCCGTCATGGTTAGGTATCGGCGCTCTCTTGGCCGCTATAGGGGCTTCGGCATGCTGTGTCGGGCCCTTTTTACTTTTATCTTTAGGTATTGGCGGCGCATGGATGAGTACGTTGACGGGATTGGAACCGATCCGTCCATTTTTCATCGTCTTAACCCTGCTTTTTATAGGACTCGGCTATCGAAAACTCTATCTAACGCCTGACCGCTGTGCGGCAGGTGAAAGCTGTGCCACATCCGAATTTCAACGCCGACAACGCCTGATATTTTGGTTGGGTTCAACGTTCATTTTGATACTGCTGGCCTTTCCCTGGTTAGCGCCTTTTTTCATGGCTTGACAGGATTCAGATATGACCATTAAATCCAGTTTGTTTATTTTAAGCTTGTCATCAAGTGTGTTGTGGATGCCGGCAGTTCATGCCGAAACGACTGTTACACAGCCGAATCGACAGCAAACGGTGACGCTGGACATAGATAACATGACCTGTGCCATGTGTACAGTCACCATCAAGAAAGCTTTGCAGAAAGTCGAAGGCGTACAAGAAGTGACTGTCGATTACGATTCAAAAACGGCCACCATAACCTTCGATAACCAAAAAACCGATAGTGCAGCCTTGATTAAAGCCACGACGGATGCTGGTTATCCGGGTTCGCTCGCCACACCTGTTGCTCGATGAAGCCAAGGATACAGTCTATGTCTGATTGCTGCTGCCCAAATACTTCCACCAAAACCAAACAGATTTGTCCAAAGTGTGGCTCCACTTGTAAAAGTGTCGGTATGCCGACGCTTTACCATCAAGTCCGGTTTCCAGAGAATCAGGCGCTAATCACTGACAGCTATTATTTTTGCCCGGCAAAAACATGCTCAATTGCTTACTTCTCCAACGCGGGCAACACGATTCCCAAACAGCATTTACGAAGCTATCAAGCGATTCAAAACAACGTGCTTTGTTACTGTTTTGATGTTGACGCCGAGCAGTATTTATCGGCGTTAAAAGCTCAGCGTGCGGAACCGATAAAGGATTTTGTCATGCAACGCACCAAAGCCGGGGAATGTGCCTGTGAAATCAGGAACCCGTCAGGCCAGTGCTGTTTAGCGAATTTTAAATATCTGGAAAAAAGTCATTGAGACACCCTCTATCTCCTGCAAACAGATAACCTCCGGCGCTTTGACGCCGGCTTTTCTCTGATTTCTGCCAATTCCGGCGATTCGAAAAACGTCCGGGCGTTGTCCAGAGAGGATCACTGTGAAAAATGGACAATGTTGTTCACTTCGTTATCGTAGTGTAACCACTGCTGCGTTCAATCGTGACGACTTCACCGATACCTTATTCGATACCCTGAACTCGAAGCATGACTTGTCTCTGCCCCCTGGTCTGCGCGCTACAGTTGAATAATCCAGTTCTGGATTATCCGCATTGTGCGTGTCGATAATCTCTTCAACCATGTACTTGTCGTTTTTAGTCGGTAACTCAATATCTCTAGCTATAGCCAAGTTTGCAATCGATATAAATTATTTATTGTAAAATACTCTACCGCTTAGTAGTATTTAATACATGATTAATTGGCATCTACTTATAACAAGTCTTCCCACCGAGAACGCAACGGCCCGTATGCGTATATGGCGATCTTTGAAGGCTTCCGGTGCGGCGGTGTTGCGTGATGGTGTTTACCTGATGCCTGACCGTGAGTCCTGTCGCGAAACACTAGAAACCATCGCCGTTGAAGTGCGTGAGAATGGCGGCACAGCAATGGTTTTGCGGACTGAAGAGCCGGACAATGGGAATTTCATTGGCTTTTTTGATCGTAGTGAAGAATATTCGGCATTATTAACGGACATAGCCAAAGTGCATGGTGAACTGTCAGTCGATACGGCTCAAGACCTTCTCAAACAATCTCGAAAACTCCGTAAAGCCTTTACCAGCCTGTCTGCCATCGACTTCTTTCCGGGTGAAGCACAACGCCAAACCGAAACAGCGCTGAGTGAACTGGAACTCTCAATTGTTCGGATTTTGTCTCCGGATGAGCCGCATGCAATTGAAGGCTCGATCTCGGTTTTATCTATTAGCGATTATCAGGGCCGTACCTGGGCGACTCGAAACCGTCCCTGGGTGGATCGTCTGGCCTCTGCCTGGCTAATTCGACGCTTTATCGATCCTAAAGCCCAATTGCTGTGGTTAACCTCGCCAACCGACTGTCCGACTGATGCACTTGGTTTCGACTTCGATGGCGCGACTTTCAGTCATGTGGATGGCCGGGTGACCTTCGAGGTGCTACTGGCCAGTTTCGACCTTGAACAACCCGCTCTGAAACGCCTAGGTGCGCTGGTGCATTTCCTGGACGTTGGCGGGGTACAACCACCTGAAGCGGTTGGCATTGAAAGCGTGCTGGGCGGATTACGTGATGCCATCAACGATGATGATCAATTACTGAACGCCGCCAGTGCAGTGTTTGACAGCCTGCTGGTAACGTTTGAAAAAGGAGTAAGCCGATCATGAGTCA comes from the Methylomonas sp. LL1 genome and includes:
- a CDS encoding putative iron-sulfur cluster-binding metallochaperone, which produces MSDCCCPNTSTKTKQICPKCGSTCKSVGMPTLYHQVRFPENQALITDSYYFCPAKTCSIAYFSNAGNTIPKQHLRSYQAIQNNVLCYCFDVDAEQYLSALKAQRAEPIKDFVMQRTKAGECACEIRNPSGQCCLANFKYLEKSH
- a CDS encoding MerR family transcriptional regulator; protein product: MPTLTIGKLAKQTEVTIETIRHYQRMGLLTEPEKPDGGYRCYSTDAVTRIRFIKRAQQAGFTLKEIATLLSLDGAHCADVRQLAEQKCQQIDQQIKNLTALHQVLETLVNDCQQTASAARCAILEAFSDDASTKS
- a CDS encoding chromate resistance protein ChrB domain-containing protein — encoded protein: MINWHLLITSLPTENATARMRIWRSLKASGAAVLRDGVYLMPDRESCRETLETIAVEVRENGGTAMVLRTEEPDNGNFIGFFDRSEEYSALLTDIAKVHGELSVDTAQDLLKQSRKLRKAFTSLSAIDFFPGEAQRQTETALSELELSIVRILSPDEPHAIEGSISVLSISDYQGRTWATRNRPWVDRLASAWLIRRFIDPKAQLLWLTSPTDCPTDALGFDFDGATFSHVDGRVTFEVLLASFDLEQPALKRLGALVHFLDVGGVQPPEAVGIESVLGGLRDAINDDDQLLNAASAVFDSLLVTFEKGVSRS
- a CDS encoding TolC family protein, which codes for MRLLMATLFFVCSVAAAAEQPLLTLDAATQKVAQDNPDLAQMLARAKAMAAIPSQEGSLPDPQITFNAMSLPTNSFSTRQEDMTQIGFGLSQAIPFPGKLALREQAALYEAEAATLSADELRLRLLSDVKTLWWQVFYLDRTMEIVDNNHTLLHQFVDIARSKYEVGEGLQQDVLLAQLELSKLLDQKINLSGMRRSTAAKLNALLDQPANKPVQLPATLAIQLPEIRQEDRLYQQAESSRPLLESDRQGINAAQSKLELAQKEVLPDFNVEAAYGARDNMPDGTRRSDLLSLGVSMNMPIFAGSKQNKMIDQRNSELMQQRYALQDRWNTVRSEITQSHSDYQRAKQQFVLFDTGIIPQARQTVASMLAGYQVNKVDFLNLVRSQITLFEYETQYWKAFTEAQQALAQLCANVGGDDIYE
- a CDS encoding MerT/CopZ fusion-like heavy metal transport selenoprotein; translated protein: MNTDPETPINTPSWLGIGALLAAIGASACCVGPFLLLSLGIGGAWMSTLTGLEPIRPFFIVLTLLFIGLGYRKLYLTPDRCAAGESCATSEFQRRQRLIFWLGSTFILILLAFPWLAPFFMAUQDSDMTIKSSLFILSLSSSVLWMPAVHAETTVTQPNRQQTVTLDIDNMTCAMCTVTIKKALQKVEGVQEVTVDYDSKTATITFDNQKTDSAALIKATTDAGYPGSLATPVAR